The nucleotide sequence CCAATCCGAACTGGATCCAAGCCCAAGCATAGGTCAGGAATCTAAAATAGAATTCCTTTTGCAATTCAGGGACATCTTCTTCCTTAGGATTGCTCGCATCCGGACCGATCCAAAGGTCCATGATCGGAAGAATCCCGAAAACCACCGCCAAAGTTAAAAAATTATAGTATCCACCCAAATAATAACCTAACACGGCCAAAACCGGAATTAGGTATGCAATCAAAAAGGATAATCTTTTCCCAACACTCATTTCTCTCTCTCCTATCCCAGATTTTCCGGGAAAATCAATCGATTTAATTTATTTCGAACGTTTGGTATTATAACATACGCTGAATTCGAGGCAAGAAAAAAATTTCAAAACGAATATTTTTTCTAACAATTGTTTTATAATAAGCCGGATCGGGAAATCATAAAGGAATGGTGCGGGAACTGTAGAGATACATTTGCTCTTTTCCAACTCTCTGTGTGCTCCGTGTCTCTGTGCGAAACATGTTTTTGCATTTGATTCGGACAGAGTTCACGGAGGTTCTGCCGCAACATTGTTACAGAATTTACAATAGTCTTCCCTTACAAGTGGAAGAATCTCATACATGTGGGCCTGTCGAACTCCTACATCTAAAAAATAAATTATCAACTACACACTTCGGTCTAGCCCCTTCGATTTTTATCCTTGTTTCGGAAGGCCTCTTCAAAAGCATGGTTTATGAGAAGAAAACTTCACCTTCCTTAAGACGAAAAACTTCCCCCACGCGAAAACGTATAACGTTCCCATTCCGAGGAAACCCTTAATGAGTCTTAACGGATTAAATTTCTATTCCTATCTTAGTCGTATCCGAATTCTTAAAACCTATTCCAGTAAAATTATGCTTGTGGCCTTTTTTGGGACACATGTTCCCTTAATCACACTTTTATTATTTTTCATTTTATCCACCGTACAGGATTTTCAAACCGCCCTTAAAATTTTAGGGATTGCTCTTGCGGCAACTCTTGCAGGAACTGCGGCCACTCTTCTCGCCTTACATAAACTTTTAGCTCCGGTGATGCTTACTTCAAGATCATTGAATAGATATCTGAGTGAGAGAGAGCTCCCGAATTTACCCACAATATTCCAAGATGAAGCCGGTTCCTTGATGGCGGACACGGTTACCGCTGTGCGCAAGTTAGACGAGCTCATCCATTATATGGCTAACTATGACGGTTTATCCGGACTACCGAATCGGGATCTATTTTTGGAAAGACTGAGTAGTTCCCTTCATGAACTTTCCATGAGAGAGGAAATATTAAGTTTTCCTGTTCTATCTTTAGAAGCGACTCACTTAAAACAGATCCGATCCAATTTCGGTGTGCATATAGGGGACCTATATCTGAGAGCTTTAGTCCAAAAATTGGAAACGATGCTCGGCCCGGAAACCATCCTGGCAAGGACAGGAGATGGAGAGTTTTCTTTCTTTCCTTCACCTTCTTCTTCCCAAATTTTAGAAACGGATTCGGAGATCTGGGCAGGAAAGATCCAAAACAGCGTATCTTCTCCTTTGAATGTGGTAGACCATCAGATCTCTTCCGAGATACAGATTGGAATTTCGGTTTTTCCCTATGATGGAAAATCGTCCGATCAACTTTTATGGAAATCGGAGACTGCTTTAAACCAAGCAAAACTTTCGGGGACCACAAAGATCCAAACTTATTCTTCCGAATGGAAGGAAAGAATGAAGGAGAAATACCTACTCGAAAAAGACCTAAGACTTGCAATATCTAAAAACCAATTATTCCTTCAGTACCAGCCCAGAATAGAAGTACAAACCGGAAAAAAGATCTCCGCAGAAGCATTACTCAGATGGAAACATCCGGAATACGGGCTCATCTCCCCTACTATCTTCATACCGATCGCGGAAGAAAGTGGGATTATAGCTGAGATGGGCGAATGGGTCCTTTCCAAATCAATGGAGGACTTAGGAAATTGGAAAAAAAGAGGAATTCCCCCGATCCGTATCTCGGTGAATTTATCCGTAAAACAATTGGAAGATAAGAATATCACGAAGAAGGTCTTAGATATCTTGGAGAAAAACGATTTGAGTGTGGAAGATCTGGAATTGGAGATCACCGAATCGAGTTTAATCACCAATACGCAGCCAGCTTTGGAAATTTTAGGAGAGTTACATTCCTGGGGGATTTCCCTCGCCTTGGACGATTTTGGAACAGGTTACTCCAGCCTTTCTTATTTAAGTAAAATTCCGCTCAAAACACTCAAAGTGGACCAATCCTTCGTACGCAAAATTCTAACGGATCCGAATTCTTTGGCAATATCCAAAACGATCGTTGCTTTGGGAAAAAGTTTAGGACTTCGAATCACCGCGGAAGGTGTGGAAACCGAGGCTCAAATGCGGAAAATCAAGGATCTGGGTTGCGATGAAGCGCAGGGATATTTCTTAAGTAAACCGATCCTTTTGGAAGAATTGGAGAAGTTCGTCCAAACCTAAAACAACTTTTAACAACAGATCGACTGGTCCGCATCGATCGATCCGAATCCAAACTTTCCGGCCTTTCCCTTTATTACATTTAATCTGTTTGTAACAGTTCTCTCCTTAATCGAATTGCAGGAGTATCCATACTTTCCATAAGGAGGATAGAGCGAATCGGAAGTATTACATTATGATTACGAGAACTTTTATTACAATTTCAATTTTTCTAATATGTTTGGGGACCCTTTCTGCGGACACCGTGACCAATATCAAAACCAAAGAAGTGATCGAGAACGTAAAAACCTCTCAGACGGAACAGGGTGTGATCGTTGAGTTCGAAGACGGCTCCCGTAGAGGTTTTGACAGAACGTCCGTTACTGTAGAAGCCAAACCTGTGGAGTGGAAACAAAAGGAACAGGAAAACTATCCTGATAAGGAAAGATATACTGATTACGGGATCCTTGGCGGGTTCGGACTATTGTTCCTTCTTTTACCTTGGTAACCAAGTTTTTAATCCAACTCTAATCCAGACGTAACGTGTACGTAAAGATAAAGGATTATGTTCTATTGTAGGTTCGAAAACATTTCAGCGCAAATAAGCGAATATTCGGATCATTCGAAGGAGATATTTTGTTTATGAAAACAAAAATAAAAAGAGTGCTTAGTGTTTTTTCGGTCTTTGCACTTTCTATAACTTACATCAATTGCCCACCGGCAAGTAAATCAAATGACTCTGCGGCATTCTTAGCTTTATTGAGCGGCGGTTGCAAATCGGGAAGTATCACAGGTACGGATAACTGGTCCGGAACTGTTTCCTTATGCGGAATCGTGACCGTTGAAAACGGAGGCACTCTAAACGTAGCTGCCGGAACCACGGTTAAAGGATTTCCAGGATCATATATCCTAGTACTCCAAGGTGGAAAAATTTTCGCAGATGGAACAGCGGGTTCCCCAATTGTATTTACATCCGGTTTTGATGTAGGTTCTCGCGCACCTGGGGATTGGGGTGGTATCGTAATCGTTGGGAATGCTTCCGGCGCAGCTGCGGGGGAAACAGAAGGTGTAAATCCACAACCATACGGACTAACTACTGCTGCCGCAACTGAAACTGATAATTCCGGAATATTAAACTACGTACGGATCGAATTTGCAGGTAACGAAGTTTCAACAAACGATGAACTAAACGGTCTCTCCATGTATGGAGTTGGAAGTGGAACTACTATTTCATACGTTCAAATTCATAGAGGTTTAGATGATGGAATAGAAGCTTGGGGTGGAAGCGTGAATATGGATCATATTCTTGTTACTGGTACCATGGATGACGACTTGGACTTAGACGAAGCCTACGGCGGAACTGTTACCGAGTTCATCTCCCATAAATACCCATCCGCTTGCGGAGGAGTCTATTCCGCCGATCCTCGAAATTTTGAGATGGATGGATTTGCCTCAAATGGAGCCGCACCTGTAGCCGGCTATCGTGACGATTCATTTAGCGCGACTATCACTAACTTTACCCTCGTAGGTATACCGGATGTCGTTTCCGGCTCCCAAATTGCAAGATTCAGAGAAGGCTTCCAAGGAAATCTTTCTAACGGTGTAATGGTACAAAGATCCTCCGGTAACGGTCAGGTTTCCGCTAATGGCGGCGGCGGTCCTGCGACTACTGTAGGCTTCACCAATGTTTTTGCTACGACAGCTTTTTCTTCCGTTACAGCCGATGCGGATGCAACAATCACAACCACCGGCGAAGACTCCAGTTGTGAATTCTCAACAGTACCGAACTACACATTATTGAATGCTTCCGTTAATGGTGGAAACGGTTCAGACGGACAATGGTATAACGGTTGGACCTATTATAGAGCCAATTAATTTCGAATAACTAAAAAATCGGTCCCGAGGTCGGGACCGATTTTACCGAAAGAATGAAACAAAAAAATATCTCAGGAACATTTTTACTCTTTGCCCTTTTCTCCTTCTCATTCTCTTCCTTTTGTGGGAAAAATTTGGACAGCTACAAAGAAGATGTTCTCTCTACATACTCCAATCAACCCGAAGAGAAAAGAAAATATATAGCTCGTTTATTAGCCGAAGTCAAAGCAGAATACACTCTAAATCATTCTGCCGCAAATCCTGAAGACGCTGTTCGCACTTTTTTAAATGATATTTTAACTTCAAAAACAGAATTTCCAGCCTCGATCTGCACTGCTCACGAAATAGAAAATATACTTATGCCCAATATCCTATTGGAAAGATACGGGATGGTGTATATGAAGCCCCAGGAAAGGGAGAATTTTTTTCACCTTAGACAATCGATGGGGATTGCCAGAATTCGCTCCCGATTTAAGGAACCGATTTCATTACAAACACCGGATACCTCTGTCCAAATACGGACCAAAGAATCTCGTAAACACAACGCGATCGAAATGATCTCCGTGGAAGAAGTCAAAATTTCCACATCAGGGAAGATCATTTCCTTAGAAGAAATCAAATCCATATTATCTACAGGTGGAAGATACAAAGTTTGTATCGTCGCTCCATGACAAAAAATAATCCAGGGAAAACACATCAGATGAAAAAATACTTAGCCATTCTCTCGCTGTTTTTAACAACGACGGTCTTGCAAGCTCAGGCTACGGGGCGTTTAATAGGAACCGTCATAGACGCAGATTCGGGAGATGCTCTTAATTTGACTGCAGTCATCGTTCGATCCGCAGGTAAAGCGATGCGTACGGATTTTGACGGAAAATTCAATATGGATCTTCCCCCGGGACAGCATAAGGTGGAATTCAAATATTCCGGATATGATCCTGTAGTCCGAGATGTTACGATCCAAGCAGGCAAAACGGTAAACTTAAATGTTACCTTAGGCGCAAAAACTTTGGATACTGTAAATGTGCAAGGGAGAGGGTTGAATAAATCAGAGTCTGCTCTATTGCAATTGCAGAAAAAATCCGGGACTGTGTCCGATGGGATCTCGGAAGAAGCGATTAAAAAAAGTCCGGATTCCTCCGCAGGGGATGTTCTTAGAAGGGTTACCGGAATTACACTTGTGGGCGGAAAATTCGTTTTTGTAAGGGGTTTAGGTGAAAGATACTCGACTACCGTGTTAAACGATTCCGTGGTTCCTTCGACTGAACCGGATAAAAGGGTGATCCCTTTGGATTTATTTCCAGCGAGTGTCATCAAAAACATTCGTATCATCAAAACTTTCGCACCTGAAGATTCCGGAGAATTTTCAGGAGGTATAGTAAAAATTGAGACAAAAGACTACCCGGATAAAATGGAAGCAAGTATGGGTTTCGGCTTAGGTTATAATAGTATTACTACAGGCCGTCCCTTCCAGACTTTTGAAGGTGGTGGGGCTGCGAACATTTTGGGGATGACAGGTAGTAACCAAAAGCTCCCTGGAGTTGTAAGCGCCCTTCCGGACGCTATTCCTTTTGCACCGAGTAGCAATTTATCGCAACAAACCGTTAGTACTATGGCTGTTTCAGGTTTTTCTAATGAATGGTCTTCTAAAGAAATCACCGCTCCTTGGGATAAATCATTTAATTTTTCATTCGGTAATACATATAAATTAAACCAAAGTGGAGACATGAGGATCGGAGTTTTAGTCGGATCTACTTATTCCAGAAACTTTCGGTACCGTCAAAGTGTGGAAGGCAGATTCCAAGCTCAAAATGCTGTAAGTCCTCTTTTAACGGATTTTACCTCCTTAGCGGTGCTGAAACGAGAAGATGTCCAGACCTGGAACGAAGAAGTAAATTTCGGAAATAACGCGAATGTCACCTTTCAGTTAAAGGAAGGTCAACAGATCTATTACAAATTACTCTATACAATCCAGTCGGATAAGATAGTTAGAAATGCCACCGGAGCTAACGGAGTGGATAATTTCAACTATATCAGCCAATCCTTGGAATGGACTAGCAGAACGTTAATCAACCAAACCGTAGGTGGAACTCATGCATGGACTCCGTTCGGAGATAGACCTCATAAATTCGAATGGCATGGAAACTTTGCCAGAGCAGATAGAGACCAACCGGATTTACGAAATCAACTTTGGTTAAGTACTAATAGTATTCCGAGAAGGGCCGGAAACCCGGATGGACAACGATACTTTTCGAATACAATCGACGATGTTGCTTCCTTAAACGCGAAATATACGATTCCTTTCAAACAATGGGACGGTTTACAGTCCAAATTTAAGTTTGGAGGAATGGCTTTGGATCGGACTAAAACTTTCCGATTTAGGGAATTTCAGGAAAATTTAGCCGTCGCACCAAGTGCGATCGACTTTTATCCGGTACCAGGAGAGATCACTTTCAACCCAATTACCTTACTGAACGGAGATAGACAGTTTAGAGAAAGGTTCGGAGATAATAATGCGTACAATGCCGGACAAAAATTACATGCTTATTTTGCTCAATTGGAAATGCCTATCGCATCCAAGCTAAACTTTTTAGGTGGAGCTAGATATGAAGATAGTAGTCAGTCGGTTGCAACGTTTGCTTTAAAAGATTCTTATCTGTATGAAACTTCTCTTTCTCAAATTTACGGAAGCGGCTGTAGTATAAAAAACAGCGTAATCCGAGAATACTCTATTGCGAACGGGATCTGCCAGGCGGATAATAACGGGATAGGAAATCTAAGAACAAGGGACCTTCTTCCTTCTGCAAACCTAACCTGGGAATTTAAAGAAGATATGAACTTGCGACTTGGGTATTCCGAAACGGTAACCAGACCGGATCTTCGGGAATTATCCCCCTTCTTTTTTACTCCGTATTTCGGTGCGGACCGAGTGCAAGGAAATTCAAACCTAAATCGTACCTACATACATAACTACGACCTGAGATACGAATGGTATATGACCGCAACCGATTATATCGGAGCGGCAATTTTCAAAAAGAGAATGTCTGATCCTATCGAGCAAATCGGTATCCCTGTAGCAGGACAACCGCAGGTTCGATATACCTATGCAAACGCAAAGCAAGGAGATATCGAAGGGATCGAGTTAGATTATAGAAAAGATTTCTGGAATCATTTCCGGATCGAAGGAAATCTATTCTTCATTAAATCAAAGGTAACCGTTCTAAACGAATCCGAATACTACGCGGCAAGACTC is from Leptospira sp. WS58.C1 and encodes:
- a CDS encoding putative bifunctional diguanylate cyclase/phosphodiesterase, which encodes MSLNGLNFYSYLSRIRILKTYSSKIMLVAFFGTHVPLITLLLFFILSTVQDFQTALKILGIALAATLAGTAATLLALHKLLAPVMLTSRSLNRYLSERELPNLPTIFQDEAGSLMADTVTAVRKLDELIHYMANYDGLSGLPNRDLFLERLSSSLHELSMREEILSFPVLSLEATHLKQIRSNFGVHIGDLYLRALVQKLETMLGPETILARTGDGEFSFFPSPSSSQILETDSEIWAGKIQNSVSSPLNVVDHQISSEIQIGISVFPYDGKSSDQLLWKSETALNQAKLSGTTKIQTYSSEWKERMKEKYLLEKDLRLAISKNQLFLQYQPRIEVQTGKKISAEALLRWKHPEYGLISPTIFIPIAEESGIIAEMGEWVLSKSMEDLGNWKKRGIPPIRISVNLSVKQLEDKNITKKVLDILEKNDLSVEDLELEITESSLITNTQPALEILGELHSWGISLALDDFGTGYSSLSYLSKIPLKTLKVDQSFVRKILTDPNSLAISKTIVALGKSLGLRITAEGVETEAQMRKIKDLGCDEAQGYFLSKPILLEELEKFVQT
- a CDS encoding LIMLP_04285 family protein; translated protein: MITRTFITISIFLICLGTLSADTVTNIKTKEVIENVKTSQTEQGVIVEFEDGSRRGFDRTSVTVEAKPVEWKQKEQENYPDKERYTDYGILGGFGLLFLLLPW
- a CDS encoding TonB-dependent receptor domain-containing protein; translated protein: MKKYLAILSLFLTTTVLQAQATGRLIGTVIDADSGDALNLTAVIVRSAGKAMRTDFDGKFNMDLPPGQHKVEFKYSGYDPVVRDVTIQAGKTVNLNVTLGAKTLDTVNVQGRGLNKSESALLQLQKKSGTVSDGISEEAIKKSPDSSAGDVLRRVTGITLVGGKFVFVRGLGERYSTTVLNDSVVPSTEPDKRVIPLDLFPASVIKNIRIIKTFAPEDSGEFSGGIVKIETKDYPDKMEASMGFGLGYNSITTGRPFQTFEGGGAANILGMTGSNQKLPGVVSALPDAIPFAPSSNLSQQTVSTMAVSGFSNEWSSKEITAPWDKSFNFSFGNTYKLNQSGDMRIGVLVGSTYSRNFRYRQSVEGRFQAQNAVSPLLTDFTSLAVLKREDVQTWNEEVNFGNNANVTFQLKEGQQIYYKLLYTIQSDKIVRNATGANGVDNFNYISQSLEWTSRTLINQTVGGTHAWTPFGDRPHKFEWHGNFARADRDQPDLRNQLWLSTNSIPRRAGNPDGQRYFSNTIDDVASLNAKYTIPFKQWDGLQSKFKFGGMALDRTKTFRFREFQENLAVAPSAIDFYPVPGEITFNPITLLNGDRQFRERFGDNNAYNAGQKLHAYFAQLEMPIASKLNFLGGARYEDSSQSVATFALKDSYLYETSLSQIYGSGCSIKNSVIREYSIANGICQADNNGIGNLRTRDLLPSANLTWEFKEDMNLRLGYSETVTRPDLRELSPFFFTPYFGADRVQGNSNLNRTYIHNYDLRYEWYMTATDYIGAAIFKKRMSDPIEQIGIPVAGQPQVRYTYANAKQGDIEGIELDYRKDFWNHFRIEGNLFFIKSKVTVLNESEYYAARLGYVSIYSELFGLAPTDIKRSLQGQSERVFNLKFTYFPDKEKHHSLGLYYNYFSERIVVVGGNGLPNAIHQPAGVLDFIYGWQKGEHLDLKFAVRNITNTMFKATQVDNVYGVEQTYFKYREGISISISASYKM